Part of the Sphingopyxis sp. 113P3 genome, CCTTTTCTCACCGTGCGAGCCGGATTTTGGGGGCGGGTCACCAGACCCAGACGAAAATATACTTAGTACTTGAAGTATTTTTTCAGGCTGGTAATCAGGCGGTGGGACGGATGGAAAACCGTCGGCACGCACTGAGAATCAAAAGATATCCCGCGCCGACGACAAAGAGGCTTCGCCAAAGACACCCCGTTCCAAAAACAAGGGTCGGATGCGCAATGCCCGCATTTCCGCCGCGCTGACGCGTGCGGGAAGAGCTGGCGCGCGCGGATCAGTTTTGGAGGACAGAAATGAAAACGGGACTTTACTTGATTTCGACCGCGATTGCCGCGCTTGCGGCCGCGCCGGTCCAGGCGCAGTCCGACACGGCCCCGCCGGTCGACGACAGCGCCGCGGCCAGTGAGGAAAATTATAGCGGCGATATCGTCGTCACGGCGCAGCGCCGATCGGAAAGCGTCCAGGACGTGCCGATCGCGATTTCCGCCTTCAACGCCGAGATGGTCGAGGCGAGCGGCAGCACCAACATCACCAGCCTCAACGGCCTTGCGCCCAACGTCGTCCTGCAAACGCAAGGTCTGGTTGCGAATGTCCCGATGATCTCGATCCGCGGCATGAGCACTGCCGACCCCGATCCCAACGCCGACCCCAAGGTCAGCACGATCATCGACGGCGTCTATATCCCCTTCGTGTCGAGCACGATGCTCGACCTGTTCGACGTCGAGCGCATCGAAGTGCTGAAGGGACCGCAGGGCGTCCTGTTCGGCAAGAACAATCTTGCCGGCACGATCAACGTCATTACCGCGCGGCCGACCGATGACTTCGGCGGCGAGGTCCGGCTTACGGCGGGTTCATATGGGCTCAAGCAGTTCCGCGGCAAGATCAACACCGGGCGCTTCGCGGGCGACGCGCTCGCCGCCAAGATCGCGGTCAATTTCCGCGACTATGACGGCTACAGCCGCAATGTCGTGACGGGCAATCGCCTCAATGGTGCCAACGTCAAGTCGGTGCGCGGCGCACTCAATTTCGATCAGGGCGGCGCTTTCAATTCGACGCTGGTGGTTGACTGGCTGAAGCAGAAGACGACCGGCCCCGCGCCGCACGTTCTCGACAATGGGGACCCCAATTGGGATCTCTTGCCCGACATCGTGAAGACCGACGTGCGCAAGGCGGCGGTGCCCTTCGATCCTTATGCCAACACCGAAAGCTACGGCGGGTCGTGGACGTCGAACCTCGACGTCGGATATGGATCGATCACCGCGGTGCTCGGCTATCGCCATCTTGACTATGTGACCCGCGGCGACTTCGATGGTCTGATCACGCCCGCGCCGCAGCTCGATGTGTTGCGTGATTTTTCGGGCAATTCGAAGAGCGCGGAACTGCGTTATGTCTCGCCCGCCGACGAGCCGGTCGATTTTGTCGTGGGCGCCTATTACCAGGCCGACAAGTGGCACCAGTACAACATGGTGCTCGCCAACCCCACCACGACCACCCTCGCGCAGCTTTACCAGGATACCGAAAGCTACGCCCTGTTCGCGCTTGTCAACGCGCATCCGACCGAGCGGCTGACGCTGTCGATCGGCGGCCGCTACAGTCACGACCGCAAGAAATATGACATCGCCTCGCAGGCGCTGGTGAACGGCAACCAGATCTCCTCCTTCGACAGCAGCCTCAAGGCGAGCTGGGCCGAATTCACGCCGCGCCTCACGGTCGAGTATAAGCTTGCCCCCGCAGCGATGGTCTACGCCAATTATTCGCAAGGCTATAAGGCCGGCGGCTATAATTCGCGCGGAACCATCCCTGAAAATGTGGGCCCCTATAACCCCGAGCGCGTCAATGCCTTCGAGGTTGGCGCCAAGACCGATCTTTTCGACCGTTTGCTGCGCTTCAACGTCGCAGGCTTCCTCAACAAGTATCGCGATCTTCAAAGCGCGGTAACGAAGATGGGGTCGGTCCGGGCGGAGAATATCACCACGAACGTGGCGGCGGCCGAAATCTATGGTTTCGAGGTTGAGACGCTGCTGCGGCCTTCGCACAACTTCACCTTGGGCGCGAACATCGCCTATCTGCACGCGCGCTACACCGATTTCTGCGCGGACACCGACGGCGTGTTCACCAACGGCGCGCCCGAGCCCGGGCAGTGCGGCCCCGCGGTGCCGGTGCTCCTCAACGGCGTTCCCAATGGCACCTTCGCCGTCCCGACCGACTCGACCGGTCTGGAACTTGCCAATGCGCCCAAATGGAGCGGCAGCCTGTCGGCCGACTATGTGATCCCGATGGGGTTCGGCGAGATCAAGCTGCACAGCGATGCGCGCTACTCGGCCCGCTTCAACACCTGGGGGCGCGACAACAATCCGGGCTACTACCGCAAGGAAGTCGTGCTGGTGAACGCGAGCATCGGAATCGCCGGCGAGGACGACAGGTGGAAGGTCACGCTCTATGGCTCGAACCTCACCAACCAGAAGGTGATTTCGGGTGCGATCTCGGCGGGCGCGACGCCGATCCAGCAATTCTACCAGCCGCCGCGCGAATTCGGCGTCGACGTGGCGTTCAAATTCTAATCTGGAGCTGAGCTGGTACGCCCGCGGCGCAGCCAGGCGGCGCCGCGGGCGGAGCACATGGGGACAAAAGGAGATTGACGATGAGTTGGGACGTGAATCGGCGGACGTTTGTCGGCGGTATGGGAGCGCTGGCGGCGGCCGGCCTTGCGATGCCGGCCTTTGCGAAGAACGGCAAGAAACTCAACGTCCTGATGATCGTCACCGACCAGGAGCAGAGCATCGCGAGCTATCCCAAGGGATTGCTTGAAAAGCTCCCGGCACACCGCGAACTGCTCGAACGCGGGCTGCTCGTTGAAAATTACAACGTCCACACCACGCCCTGTACGCCCTCGCGCTCGACAATCTTCCAGGGACATCACACCCAGCAGACGGGGCTGTTCCTCAACAGCGACAATGCCCCCCATCCCGTTGCAGCCGAGGACATGCCGACGCTCGGCCACATGATGCAGGCGGCAGGCTATTACACCTCCTACAAGGGCAAGTGGCACCTCAGCCGCATCAACCATGAGCGCAACTGGACGCGCATTCCGGGCGGGATCTACCCGACCACCGAGCGCGCCATGGAGAAATACGGCTTCCACGACTATGGCTTCGACGGCGAAGAGGTGGGGCTGACATGGGACGGGTACAAGTCCGACATGTTCGTCGCGGGCGACGCCGCGCGCGCGATCTTCGACTATGCGCGAAGTGACAAGGCCGGCGGCAAGCCCTGGTTTCAGGTCGTCGGGCTCGTCAACCCGCACGACATCATGTTCTACGACGCGACGGGCAAGCAGGCGGAAAGCCGGCCCGACCCGAATATCCTGGGGCCGCTTCGCCGCGAGCCCGGCGACCCTCTCTACGAAGTCGACAATAAATTCGATCTCCCGGAAAGCTTCTACAAGGACGATCTTAGCACCAAGCCCGAGGCGCACCGGGCGATCGTCCGCCTCAACGACCTCTTCTATGGCGTCATGCGCCACGACGACGAGGAGAGCTGGCACCGCTTCATCAACTATTATTATAATTGCCTGCGCGACGTCGACCGGCGCCTCGGCCAATTGCTCTGGGCGCTCAAGGAGAGCGGCCAGATCGACAACACGATCATCATCTACACGAGCGACCATGGCGAGCGCGCGGGCGCGCACGGGATGCGCCAGAAGGGCGCGACCATGTACCGCGAAGAGGTGAATATCCCGATGATCATCGCGCATCCCGATGTCGCGGGCGGACGCACGACCAAGGGCCTCATGGGTGCGATCGACATCGCCCCCACCTTGATGGGCCTTGCCGGGGTTTCGGGGGGCGAACAGGCCGAGCGCTTCCCCGGCCTTCCCGGCGTCGACGTGTCGAGCCTGCTCACTTCGCCGGCATCACCGACCGAGCGCGATCGGCGGGGGCATCTCTTCAACTATGCGGTCGCCCATTATTGGGAGCCGACCGAGAACCGGACCGCAACGCTCCCCTCGGGCGAGCCCGATTACAGCAAGCGCTTCGACCTTTCGAAGCGGCGCCTGCACCGCGGCGTCCATGACGGGCGTTACAAGTTCGCGCGCTATTTTGCGCCGGCTGAGCATCATACACCGAAGGACTGGAAGACGCTCACGGCGCTTAACGACCTTGAGCTTTACGATACGCACGCTGACCCCGGCGAAATGGTCAACCTGGCAAACGACCCCAAGCACAAGGCGACGGTGCTCCGCCTCAACAAGATGGTGAATGCGCTCGTGGCGCGCGAAGTCGGGCCTGACGACGGCAGCGAATATCCAGGGCCGACCGAAATGTACAACCAGCGCGGGTGAGGGGAAGCCGGGGCGCTGCTCTTGCAACTGAAGATGTTCTGATTATGTTCCAGGGATGGCGATCCCTCCGGCAGCCCCTGACCGGGCCGATTTCATAAGCGGGCTCAGCCCGGGCCATCTTGCGGCGATCGTAGATCGCTGCGGGAGGCAGCGGTCATGACCGTCGGGAATGACGCCTCCTCATTCGGGGCGGGCGGGGCGCTCGAGGCTGATCTTTTCGGGTCCGTGAGCCTTCCCGGCCTTGCCTATGCTGAAAATATCATCAGCGAAGCCGAAGAGCGCGCCCTCATTGCCCGGATTTGCGATGCCCGCCTCACGCCATTTCGCTTTCAGCAGTGGGAGGGGAAAAGACTGACCCGCTCTTTCGGCTGGACGTATGATTTCGAGACCAATAGATTTGCACCGGGCGATCCGATCCCTCGCTGGATCGAGCCCATTCGGGCCCGCGCTGCGCGCTTTGCAGGCCTTGAGGTCGACGCGCTCGCACAGCTTCTGCTCATCGAATATGGCGTCGGAGCGGGCATTGGCTGGCACCGGGATCGCCCTGTCTTCGATCATGTGGTTGGAATTTCGCTCGGCGCGCGCGCCGTGATGCGTTTCCGTCGGCGCAAGGGCACAAGGTTTGAGCGCGCGAAGGCCGCGCTGGCTCCGCGCTCGGCCTATCATCTTTCCGGGGAGGTCCGAAACGCGTGGGAGCATAGCATCGCCGCGATGGACGAGCCGCGCTGGTCGATCACGTTCCGTAGCCTCAGCTGACCTGGCCTGGGCGCCGCTCCAAGCGCGCAGGGGCGCGCGCCTGGATGGTCAGATCCCGAGCCGTTCCCAGAACTCCGAAGCGTCCAGCGCTTTCTTTTCAGTCTTCTTTTGCAAGGGTTCACCCGCTTGCCAGCTCGGATGGGGGAGCGGGGGCACAGCGTGACGGATCGCGCGCGAAGGCGAGGGGGGTTCATTCTTCATCGTGAATAGCGTTCCTGCCCGGGCAATGCGGGCGAGATGGGGATAAGCCCGCGCGCCGCACGGACTTTGTAGGCTAAAGGGCGGCGGCAGCCGGGCAGGAGCCCGGCCGCCGCCGAGGGAGGACGTGCGCGGGGGGTTAGCGGGCGCCCATCGAGTGCTTCAGAGTCGAAATCTGGTCATGACCCTCGCGAACCGAGGCGTAGCCAGCCTCGACGAGATGGCGAACCGTGGGGTCAAGATCCGTGTCTTCAAGCGCGCTTTCGAACTTCGACTTGATATGATCCTCGCCGCGTTCGACCTCCGCGATTACCGCATCGTCGTCGCGCGGCCCGGTGAGCTTGTCGCGCAGCCCCAGGAAGGCTCTGTGCGCTGACGCGAGGACCGTACCGTCATCTTCGGGATTGCCGCCAAATTCGCGAACCTTCGCCTGAAAGGCGGTGACGACTTCGGCGCGCTCGTTCGCGCGGCTGAGGAAGATTTCCCGAAACTGGCCGGCATTCTCCTCTTCGGCCGCCTTGCGATAGCCATCGACGCTGTCGAGGGTCGTGGCGATGAGCGAATTCAGGGTCGAGACATTCTTGTTGTCGAGCATTTGCGAAACCTTTCAAAACTTTGTGGGGAGCTGGAGCCGAGCTCAGCGGTCGCGGCCAAAATCCGCTTCCGCGCGGTCTTCATCCTCGGCACCGCGATTTGCATCCTGCTGTTCCTGCTGGCGGTTGCGGTCTGCACCGCCCTGCTGAGCGCCGCCCTGGCCGCCGCCTTGCTGGCTCTGCTGACCTTGGCCCGACATGCCGCCCTGCTGCCCGCCTTGCTGGCCCTGGTTCGGCTGACCCTGGTTCTGCTGACCCTGGTTCTGCTGGCCGGGATTGAGATCCTGCTTCTGCTGGCCGCGGTCCTGCTGAATTTCCCCGGCGTTGGTATTGCCCTGCTGACCCTGCTGGGCCTGGCCGCGTTCCTGGTCGCTGCTGCCGGGCTGCGCCTGACGATTTTCGTTGTCGTTTGTCATGGTCGTTCTCCTGTGCTGGATGGCAGGAGAGACGCGCCCCGCTTCGGCGTTGTTCCGCCGCAGCGGGGCCGAGAGGCGACAAATTTTCATTGTCTTAACGTAAATTATGATCCCGCCTGGCAGCGATGCGGCGGCTGGGCAACCTGTCGCGCGGCGGCACGTTCGGCCAGTATCCCGCTCTTGCGCTTCTCCTTCAGTCGAAGATTTTCAAGCCATGGCTGCTGCTGCGCCGATCTCCCGGAATGATCTTGAAACCCCGATCCTGACGCCGAGCCTCCTGGCAGCCCGCGCGGCCTTGCTGGAGGCGAAAGGGAGCGCAATCGCGACCTTTGCGATCGACGGTTACGAGGCCGAAGTCCGCCGGGCGGGCGAGGCGTTGTGGCTGATCGTGCGCCGCGAAGGACAGGGCGGCCTTGCGCTGCGCGCTGCGCCACTGGCGGCTGGCGACAAGACCGAGACAGTCAAGGCGCGTGGGAAGGAGCGCGTTCATATCCGCACCTCGGGCGCCCTTGGCCGGTTCGAGGTGCAGATCATCGTGAGTGATGCGGCCCCGAGCGCGATCCGGACTGTCATGCGCTTCACCCCGGCCGGGCCGGCACTTATCCCGCATCTGCCGCGCGACCTCTTTCCGCTCGGCAAGGACGGCGATCCCTTGAGTGCGGTGGGGCGCGTCGAGGCTGTACAGCGCGGACTGAACGGCGGCCTTCTTTATTTTCAGCTCGAACGCGCCGATTTCGGCAATGTCCTATATTTTCAGAATCTCACCGCGCTCGGCGATTATTTCGAGGCGACCGGGACGACCCCCGATGGCATCGTCGGAGGCGCCTGGCCCGAACTTGGTCTCGCGCTTCCTGCGCCGCCGCCGGGCGCCATACGCGACGTGGAGCCCCTCGCGGGGGGCAAGCCTATCACGCTTTCGGATGCGATCCTCGTCCTTCGCCCCGATCGTCCCGAACACGAGCGCGACAGCGCGCGCCAGTTTCTGCAGATGCTGGGGACGGCCTACCGTGAGCTCGATCCGCCAACGACCGATTTTCGCGATTGGATAGGGCGAGCAGAGGCCACGCTCATCGACCTCGACGAGGCACCTGAGGCGACGATACGCCATTATGGCCACCGTTATATCCACCCTTATACGGCCGCCGAATATCCCGACGCGATGGTGCAGATGTCGATCGCCCAGGCCTTGCACGAGTGGGGACGCTGGCAGGGCGAGGCGCACCCACTGGAAGCCGAGTTTCTTTCAGGCATGGGGAAATTCCACGACGCCAAGCGCGGCGTGATCCGCCGCTATTTGCCCAATGTAGGGGGCGACAAGGACAGCGAGGCGGTCGACAGCTGGTATCTTTATCACCCGCTCCTCAATCTCGGACGCCTCGCCCTCGACGGCGACCGAAGCGCGAAGCGGCTCTTCCTTTCCTCGCTCGATTTCGGCATCAAGGCGGCGCACCATTTCGATTACAGATGGCCGATCGAGTACAAGATGACCGATTTTTCGGTGATCACCGAAACCGCAGGCGCTGACGGACGCGGGCAGACCGATGTCGGCGGCATCTATGCCTGGGTGATGCTGCAGGCGTTCGAGCTCACCGACGACAAACGCTTCCTCGACGAGGCGCGCGCCGCGATCGATGCCGCGATCGGACTTCGCTTCAACATCAACTACCAGGCCAATCTGACTGCCTGGGGGGCCGCAGCCTGCATGCGGCTGTGGCGGATCACCGACCGCGCGGTCTATCTTGAGCAGAGCTATGTCTATCTTGCGAGCTTCTTCCACAATTGCGAATTTTGGGAGAGCGAGATCGGGCTCGCGAACATTATCGCAATTTTCTGGGCGTCACCTGCCTTCAGGATGCGCCCTATATGGCGATCTACGAATGTTTCGACAGCTATGCAGCCTTCGATCAATATCTAGCCGATAGCGGCCCCGACCTCGATCCCGCTGCGCGCATGCTGGTTTCGGAGTATTGCCGCTACGCGCTCGACCGGGCCTGGTACTATTACCCTGACGCGCTGCCTCCTGAAGCGATTGCCGAAAAGCAGCGCGAGAATAATGGCCACGTCGACCGAAGCCTCTCCTTCCCGCTTGAAGATCTTTACGCCGATGGGCAGCCAGCAGGGCAGGTTGGACAGGAAATCTATGGCGCCGGCGCGGCGTTCATATTCGCAACGCGCGCGTTCCACCGCGTCGAGGAGGCGCCCTTCCTTCTTTACTGCGACCAGTTCGTGCGCGCGAGTGAGCGGATCGGGACGCACACGCTTTCGTTATTGCTCGACGGCGGCGAGACGTGCCGCGCCCGCCTCGCCTTCTTGCGTCTGAAGCGCCGCAAGCTTCCCGAGCTCCGGGTGACGGGGGTCGAGGGCGGTGAACTGGCTGTGGACACCAGGAGCCGCGATCGTATCGAATACCGCGTGCCCGCATCGGGGCGCCTCATCATTTCCTGGGAGTAGGCGAGGCGAATTTTGATCTGCGATAAGAAAGAGCGATTTTTCAAGGGCCGCATGGGCGGCGAGCGCAACGAGCGGCAATGCTGCTTCGTTATGATCCGGAAACCCAGCAAAGAGGACCCTTGAGATGACCCTAGCTCGTCTTGCAAAATTAGCCGTCGTAGCAGGAGCTGGCGCTGCGGTCTGGCGCGCCGCGCGGCGACCAAATGGCGACGCGCATGCGGCGGCCTTTTCGGACGGCGAGACCGAACCTGAGAATTTCGACCAGACGCGCTCGGCAGGCCCCGATGGAATGCGCGACGAGCCGGCGCGCGAGTGGGACCGGGTAGACCAGGCTGCGGACGAATCCTTCCCCGCGAGCGACCCGCCGCCCAATTGAGACGAAGAGCTCCTGCGCGCGCGGCCGTCCGCATCGGATGTTCGGGATGGAATTACCGCCATTGGCGGGGGGCCTTCTATCCTGAGGACCTGCCCCTCAAGCGTTGGTTCTCCTACTATGCCGATCACTTCGGCGCGGTGGAAATCAACAATAGTTTCTACCGGTTGCCCGCCCCCGATCTGTTCGGTGTGGCGCGAACGGGCACCCGAGGATTTTCGCTACGCGGTGAAAGCCAATCGCTTCATCACCCAGGCGAAGAAACTCAAGGACTGCGAAGAACCGCTGGCGCGCATGCTCAGCGCAGCGCGGTATCTTGGACCCACTCTCGGCCCGCTTCTCTATCAGCTTCCGCTAAGCCTGCGCCTCGATCTTGAGAGACTCGAGGCCTTCTTGAAGCTCCTTCCTTCCGACCTTACGCATGTGTTCGAATTCCGCGACACGAGTTGGTATATTGAGGAAACGCGCGCGCTCCTCGATCGGTTCGGCGCTGGCTTCGTGGTCCATGACTTCCCCGGCAAGGCCTCGCCGCGCTGGACCGCGGGCGATCTTGTCTACGTCCGGTTTCACGGTGGCGCCGGCAAATATGTCGGTCGCTACAGCGAGAGCGCGCTTCGCGGCTGCAGCGATTGGCTCATCAAACAGGCGCAGGCAGGGCGCCCGATATGGGCCTTTTTCAACAATGACAGCGACGCTGCCGCCGTCAGCGACGCGTTGGCACTCGAGGCAATGATCGGCGAGAGTTCGGCCGCAAGGCAGGAGGTGAAGCAATGACCCCAGGACGGACGAGCGCGCCGCAATTTGGGGGCTGTGCCTGCGGCGCTGTTCGCTATCGGATCGACGAGGAACCCTATGACGCGGGTTGGTGCCACTGCCGGATTTGCCAGCAGGTTTCGGGGTCGGGGGGGATGGTATTCGCGACTGTCCGACGCGCTTGCTACCATATCGAGCGCGGCGCGGACCGAATCGGCCGCTTCGCCTCGACCCCCTTCGGCGAACGCAGCTATTGCCGCGACTGCGCCGCGCCGCTCACGATTCATGTGCGTCATCAACCAGGCGAAATCGATATTGCCGTAGCCTCGCTCGATGATCCCGATGCTATCTCCCCGGGATTTCACCTCTACGCGGCGATGGCTCGCCTGGGCGCTCGCTATTGACGGGCTCCCCCGTTTCGATGCGCTTCGTCCGACCACGCGCGGTCTTCCGCGTGGCCAAACCGAAGCGCATACCGATTGTTCGTCCTGAGCCGTGGTTGGGCCTGTTCGCCCGTCCGCTCCGGTCGGCGGAAAACAGGCGATGGGCGCGGCGCGCGCGGCCCGGTGGCCCCCCTCTACCCGTGGAGGCTCATCAACGAATCCATCAGGCCATCGTCGGCGCTTGAGCAGACGCCGAGGACCAGTGCCTCTTCAAATCCGTCGGCGACGACATAGGCATGACCCATCGATGAATCGAGATAGATGCCCTGGCCGACGTCGAGCGTAACGGGGTCATAAAATTCGCTGTGCACCTCGATCCGGCCTTCGAGGACATAGATGAATTCCTCGCCTTGGTGGCGGACGAGCTCGCCGAACTCACTGGCGCTATGCGCGCGAATCCGGGTCAGGATGGGGATCATCCTTTTCTGCCGCAGGTCCGTGCAAAGATAATGATAGTCGTAATTGTCGGTCGTGACGCGCGCGGCCCGCTCGACGGTTCCGATGCTGCGGCGGCCGGTGACCCGCGGCGAACTTTCTTCCTCGTCTTCGGCAAACAGATCCGACATCCGGATCTTGAGGCGCTGGCTCACTTGCTGAAGCTTGTCATAGCTCAGCGTCAGCCGGTCATGCTCGACCTTTGACAAGGTCGAGACGGGGATTCCGGACTTGGCGCTCATCTCCTTCAGCGTCCATCCGTTTCGCGACCGGATGCCGCGCATCACGGCGCCGAGCGTCGGCGGGCTCGAGCGGTCTGTCATCAGTTCTGCCATTCCCTATTTGACAATTTTCCAATCAGGATCATTATGTCCCTATTGGGCCAAGAAGTTTCAACCCCTTGGTAAGGGGTCGCGCGGCTTGCCGCAAGGGTCAGCAGGCCCGGATGAAAAAGAGGGGAAAAAGGATGCGTATACTCCACAAAGCCCTGATCGGGCTCGCCGCAATCGCGGCGGTGCCGCTTGCGGCGCAGGGCCCGGTTCCCGCTCCTGCGGCAAAGACCAGCGAGGCGCCGCCTCTGCCCGCGACGAAATCCACTGAGGCGCCGGCGCTCACTGCGACCGATCTTGAAGCCTTTCTCGATGGCTTCATGCCTTATGCGCTCGAGCGCGCGCGGATTCCCGGCGCGGTCGTGGTCGTCGTGCGCGGGGACGGGGTCGTCCTCGAAAAGGGCTATGGCTATGCTGACGTTGCGGCGCGCAAGCCCGTGTCACCCGAAACCACGCTGTTCCGGCCAGGCTCGGTATCGAAGCTTTTCACCTGGACGGCGGTGATGCAGCAGGTCGAGGCGGGCAAGCTCGACCTCGACAAGGATGTGAACGCCTATCTCGACTTCAGGATTCCGCCTTTCGAAGGCAAGCCGATCACGCTGCGCCACATCATGACCCATACCGCGGGGTTCGAGGAATCGATCCGCTATCTGATCAGCAATGATCCCAAGGCCGCGATGCCGCTCAAGAAGCAGATGCCGCTCGCGCTGCCCGAGCGCGTCTTCGCCCCGGGAACGACGCCCGCCTACTCCAATTACGCCACGGCGCTCGCGGGCTATATTGTCGAGCGTGTCAGCGGCGAGGATTTCGACAGCTACGTCGAAAATCATATCTTCAAGCCGCTCGGCATGGATCACGCAACCTTCCGCCAGCCGCTTCCCAAGGCGCTCGCGGCGGACATGGCCGGGGGATATCCCGATATCACGCAAAAGGCGCGGCCCTTCGAGATGGTGATCCCGGCGCCCGCAGGCAGCCTCTCGGCGAGCGGCACCGACATGGGCAAGTTCATGATGGCGCACCTCAAGGATGGTGCCGGCCTGCTGCGGCCCGAAACCACAAAGATGATGCACGATTACCGGGCGCCCGGCGTCGGCCCGCTCAACAGCATGGCGCTCGGCTTCTACGAACAATGGGTCAATGGCCACCGCGCGATCGCGCACGGCGGCGACACCGTCTGGTTCCACTCCTACCTCTGGCTCTTTCCCGATGCTGACGTCGGGGTCTATGTCTCGATGAACAGCCCGGGCAAGGAAGGCGGCGCGGGCGCGGTGCGCAGTGCGCTCTTCCACGGCTTTGCCGACCGTTATCTGCCCGGGACCCGGCCGACGAGCCGGGTCGATGCGAAAACCGCAAAGCAGCACGCCGAAATGATGGTCGGCCATTATGAGGTCAGCCGCGGGTCGTTTACGAACTTCATGAGCCTCTTTGGCCTCATCGGCCAGGCGGCCATAACCCTGACCGAGGACGGCAAGATCCATGTGCCGGGTCTCGATGGTCTTAGCGCCGGCGCGCGCGACTGGGTGGAGGTCGAGCCCTTCGTCTGGCAGGATAGCGGGACGGGCGAACGCCTCGCGGCCGAGGTCAACGATGGCAAGGTCGTGCGCTGGAGCCTCGATGCGGCATCGCCCTTCATGGTCTTCTGGCCGGCGGCCGCCGGCAAGAACGCGGCGTGGCTCGTGCCCGCGCTGATCGCGGCGCTTGGCATCGCGCTCCTCGCCGCGCTCGCCTGGCCGGTCCGCGCGCTGGTCCGGCGCAGCTTCTCCGCGCCTTTCGCGCTCGAGGGCAAGCCGCTGCGCGCCTATCGCCTCTCGCGCGTCTTTGCATGGCTCGTGCTAGTCGCACTCGCCGGCTGGTTTGGACTGATCGCGGCCTTCTCGGCCGATATCGGCAGCATCGGCGGGCCGCTCGACTGGCTCATTCACCTGCTTCGGATTCTGACGCCTATCGCCTCCTTCGGGCTCGCCGCGACGGCGGCCTGGCACCTCTGGCTCACCGTCCAGGGTCGGCGCAAGTGGACGATGAAACTGGGCGCGGTGCTCCTTCTTCTGGCGGGACTGGTCCTCGCCTGGGTGACGCTCGCCTACCATCTCTACGGTTTTGGAATGGTCTATTGATGGCGGGGCAGATCCGCCGCGGCTTGACGCTCGACCTTCGGGTCGAGCGCTTTGCCTACCATCAGCCGTTCCGCATCTCGGGCCATGTCTTCACCGAGACGGCGCTGCTTGTCGCGACTCTCTCCGATGGCGAACATAGAGGGCGCGGCGAGGGGGCGGGGGTCTATTATCTCGGCGACGATATCGCCCATATGGTCGCCGAAGCCGAGCAGGTGAGGGGCGCGATCGAGCACGGGGCGACGCGCAAGGAGCTCCAGAGCTTGCTGCCCCCGGGCGGCGCGCGCAACGCGCTCGACTGTGCGCTCTGGGATCTTGAGGCGAAGCAGCAGGGGCGGCCTGTCTGGGAGCTCGCAGGCCTCGAGACGCCAAGGCCGCTGCGCTCGACGCTGACCCTTGGCGCCGACAGCGCGGACAATATGGCGAAGGCCGCGCTCGCGATCGACCCCGAGGCACCGGTCAAGGTCAAGCTCACCGGCGATCTTGAAGAGGATGCGGCGCGCGTTGCCGCGATCCGCGCCGCGCGCCCCGATGCCTGGATCGGCGTCGATGCGAACCAGGGCTATGACATAGCGACGCTTGCTCGCCTGTTGCCGG contains:
- a CDS encoding TonB-dependent receptor — encoded protein: MKTGLYLISTAIAALAAAPVQAQSDTAPPVDDSAAASEENYSGDIVVTAQRRSESVQDVPIAISAFNAEMVEASGSTNITSLNGLAPNVVLQTQGLVANVPMISIRGMSTADPDPNADPKVSTIIDGVYIPFVSSTMLDLFDVERIEVLKGPQGVLFGKNNLAGTINVITARPTDDFGGEVRLTAGSYGLKQFRGKINTGRFAGDALAAKIAVNFRDYDGYSRNVVTGNRLNGANVKSVRGALNFDQGGAFNSTLVVDWLKQKTTGPAPHVLDNGDPNWDLLPDIVKTDVRKAAVPFDPYANTESYGGSWTSNLDVGYGSITAVLGYRHLDYVTRGDFDGLITPAPQLDVLRDFSGNSKSAELRYVSPADEPVDFVVGAYYQADKWHQYNMVLANPTTTTLAQLYQDTESYALFALVNAHPTERLTLSIGGRYSHDRKKYDIASQALVNGNQISSFDSSLKASWAEFTPRLTVEYKLAPAAMVYANYSQGYKAGGYNSRGTIPENVGPYNPERVNAFEVGAKTDLFDRLLRFNVAGFLNKYRDLQSAVTKMGSVRAENITTNVAAAEIYGFEVETLLRPSHNFTLGANIAYLHARYTDFCADTDGVFTNGAPEPGQCGPAVPVLLNGVPNGTFAVPTDSTGLELANAPKWSGSLSADYVIPMGFGEIKLHSDARYSARFNTWGRDNNPGYYRKEVVLVNASIGIAGEDDRWKVTLYGSNLTNQKVISGAISAGATPIQQFYQPPREFGVDVAFKF
- a CDS encoding GFA family protein, producing the protein MTPGRTSAPQFGGCACGAVRYRIDEEPYDAGWCHCRICQQVSGSGGMVFATVRRACYHIERGADRIGRFASTPFGERSYCRDCAAPLTIHVRHQPGEIDIAVASLDDPDAISPGFHLYAAMARLGARY
- a CDS encoding PA2169 family four-helix-bundle protein, producing the protein MLDNKNVSTLNSLIATTLDSVDGYRKAAEEENAGQFREIFLSRANERAEVVTAFQAKVREFGGNPEDDGTVLASAHRAFLGLRDKLTGPRDDDAVIAEVERGEDHIKSKFESALEDTDLDPTVRHLVEAGYASVREGHDQISTLKHSMGAR
- a CDS encoding helix-turn-helix domain-containing protein, which codes for MTDRSSPPTLGAVMRGIRSRNGWTLKEMSAKSGIPVSTLSKVEHDRLTLSYDKLQQVSQRLKIRMSDLFAEDEEESSPRVTGRRSIGTVERAARVTTDNYDYHYLCTDLRQKRMIPILTRIRAHSASEFGELVRHQGEEFIYVLEGRIEVHSEFYDPVTLDVGQGIYLDSSMGHAYVVADGFEEALVLGVCSSADDGLMDSLMSLHG
- a CDS encoding alpha-ketoglutarate-dependent dioxygenase AlkB, with protein sequence MTVGNDASSFGAGGALEADLFGSVSLPGLAYAENIISEAEERALIARICDARLTPFRFQQWEGKRLTRSFGWTYDFETNRFAPGDPIPRWIEPIRARAARFAGLEVDALAQLLLIEYGVGAGIGWHRDRPVFDHVVGISLGARAVMRFRRRKGTRFERAKAALAPRSAYHLSGEVRNAWEHSIAAMDEPRWSITFRSLS
- a CDS encoding sulfatase-like hydrolase/transferase, with product MSWDVNRRTFVGGMGALAAAGLAMPAFAKNGKKLNVLMIVTDQEQSIASYPKGLLEKLPAHRELLERGLLVENYNVHTTPCTPSRSTIFQGHHTQQTGLFLNSDNAPHPVAAEDMPTLGHMMQAAGYYTSYKGKWHLSRINHERNWTRIPGGIYPTTERAMEKYGFHDYGFDGEEVGLTWDGYKSDMFVAGDAARAIFDYARSDKAGGKPWFQVVGLVNPHDIMFYDATGKQAESRPDPNILGPLRREPGDPLYEVDNKFDLPESFYKDDLSTKPEAHRAIVRLNDLFYGVMRHDDEESWHRFINYYYNCLRDVDRRLGQLLWALKESGQIDNTIIIYTSDHGERAGAHGMRQKGATMYREEVNIPMIIAHPDVAGGRTTKGLMGAIDIAPTLMGLAGVSGGEQAERFPGLPGVDVSSLLTSPASPTERDRRGHLFNYAVAHYWEPTENRTATLPSGEPDYSKRFDLSKRRLHRGVHDGRYKFARYFAPAEHHTPKDWKTLTALNDLELYDTHADPGEMVNLANDPKHKATVLRLNKMVNALVAREVGPDDGSEYPGPTEMYNQRG